Proteins from one Elgaria multicarinata webbii isolate HBS135686 ecotype San Diego chromosome 3, rElgMul1.1.pri, whole genome shotgun sequence genomic window:
- the DDX5 gene encoding probable ATP-dependent RNA helicase DDX5 isoform X2, with protein MPGFGGPRFGGSRGGSLGGKKFGNPGEKLTKKKWNLDELPKFEKNFYQEHPDVARRAMQEIEQYRASKEITVKGHNCPKPVMNFYEANFPANVMEVIQRQNFTEPTAIQAQGWPVALSGLDMVGVAQTGSGKTLSYLLPAIVHINHQPFLERGDGPICLVLAPTRELAQQVQQVAAEYGRACRLKSTCIYGGAPKGPQIRDLERGVEICIATPGRLIDFLEAGKTNLRRCTYLVLDEADRMLDMGFEPQIRKIVEQIRPDRQTLMWSATWPKEVRQLAEDFLKEYVHINIGALELSANHNILQIVDVCHDVEKDDKLIRLMEEIMSEKENKTIVFVETKRRCDDLTRKMRRDGWPAMGIHGDKSQQERDWVLNEFKHGKAPILIATDVASRGLDVEDVKFVINYDYPNSSEDYIHRIGRTARSTKTGTAYTFFTPNNIKQVSDLISVLREANQAINPKLLQLVEDRGSGRSRGDRRDRYSAGKRGGFGFRERENFERTYGAVGKRDFGAKTQNGGYGAQGFGNGNAFGNNFGAAGMQGGFRAGTPAYQNGYDQQYGNNMANMHGAMNQQQYAYPATGGTAMIGYPMPANYTQ; from the exons ATGCCTGG GTTTGGTGGCCCTCGTTTTGGAGGAAGTAGAGGGGGATCTTTAGGTGGGAAGAAGTTTGGAAACCCTGGAGAAAAGCTTACAAAGAAGAAATGGAATCTAGATGAGCTTCCCAAATTTGAGAAGAACTTCTACCAGGAACATCCTGATGTTGCTAGGCGTGCTATG CAAGAGATTGAACAATATAGAGCAAGCAAAGAGATCACAGTTAAAGGCCATAACTGTCCAAAACCAGTTATGAATTTCTATGAAGCTAATTTTCCTG CAAATGTTATGGAAGTAATTCAGAGACAGAATTTTACTGAACCAACTGCTATTCAGGCACAAGGTTGGCCTGTTGCCTTGAGTGGACTCGATATGGTTGGTGTAGCACAAACTGGATCAGGGAAAACATTGTCT TATTTGTTGCCTGCCATAGTACATATAAATCATCAGCCATTCCTAGAGCGAGGAGATGGGCCTATT TGTCTGGTGCTGGCACCAACTCGAGAACTGGCTCAACAAGTGCAGCAAGTGGCTGCAGAATATGGCAGAGCCTGCCGTTTGAAGTCTACATGTATTTATGGAGGTGCTCCTAAGGGACCACAAATACGTGACCTGGAAAGAG GTGTGGAAATTTGCATTGCAACACCTGGCAGACTTATAGACTTCTTGGAAGCTGGGAAAACCAATCTCCGGAGATGCACATATCTTGTTCTTGATGAAGCTGACAGAATGCTTGATATGGGATTTGAACCTCAGATCCGAAAAATTGTAGAACAGATTAGA CCGGATAGGCAGACTCTGATGTGGAGTGCAACATGGCCTAAGGAAGTTAGGCAGCTTGCAGAAGACTTCTTAAAAGAATATGTACACATCAACATTGGTGCACTGGAGCTAAGTGCAAACCACAATATTCTGCAGATAGTGGATGTATGTCATGATGTAGAGAAGGATGATAA GCTTATTCGGTTGATGGAGGAAATTATgagtgaaaaagaaaacaagactaTTGTGTTTGTGGAAACCAAAAGAAGATGTGATGACCTTACTAGAAAAATGAGGAGAGATGG GTGGCCAGCAATGGGTATCCATGGAGACAAAAGTCAGCAGGAGCGAGACTGGGTTTTAAATG AATTCAAACATGGGAAGGCTCCTATCCTGATTGCTACAGATGTTGCTTCCAGAGGTCTAG ATGTGGAAGATGTGAAATTTGTCATCAATTATGACTACCCTAACTCCTCTGAGGACTATATCCACCGAATTGGACGAACTGCCCGCAGTACCAAAACAGGCACAGCATACACGTTCTTTACACCTAACAATATAAAGCAAGTAAGCGACCTCATCTCTGTACTTCGTGAAGCTAATCAGGCAATCAACCCCAAATTGCTTCAGTTGGTTGAAGACAGAGGTTCAG GTCGTTCAAGAGGTGACCGACGTGACAGATACTCTGCGGGCAAAAGAGGTGGATTTGGTTTTAGAGAGAGGGAAAACTTTGAAAGAACCTATGGTGCAGTGGGCAAGAGAGACTTCGGTGCAAAAACTCAGAATGGTGGCTATGGTGCTCAAGGTTTTGGTAATGGAAATGCCTTTGGAAACAACTTTGGAGCAGCTGGCATGCAGGGTGGATTTAGGGCTGGCACCCCAGCTTATCAGAATGGCTATGACCAACAGTATGGAAATAACATGGCAAACATGCACGGTGCAATGAACCAACAGCAGTATGCATACCCTGCAACTGGTGGTACGGCAATGATAGGCTATCCAATGCCAGCAAATTATACCCAATAA
- the DDX5 gene encoding probable ATP-dependent RNA helicase DDX5 isoform X1 translates to MPGYSSERDRGFGGPRFGGSRGGSLGGKKFGNPGEKLTKKKWNLDELPKFEKNFYQEHPDVARRAMQEIEQYRASKEITVKGHNCPKPVMNFYEANFPANVMEVIQRQNFTEPTAIQAQGWPVALSGLDMVGVAQTGSGKTLSYLLPAIVHINHQPFLERGDGPICLVLAPTRELAQQVQQVAAEYGRACRLKSTCIYGGAPKGPQIRDLERGVEICIATPGRLIDFLEAGKTNLRRCTYLVLDEADRMLDMGFEPQIRKIVEQIRPDRQTLMWSATWPKEVRQLAEDFLKEYVHINIGALELSANHNILQIVDVCHDVEKDDKLIRLMEEIMSEKENKTIVFVETKRRCDDLTRKMRRDGWPAMGIHGDKSQQERDWVLNEFKHGKAPILIATDVASRGLDVEDVKFVINYDYPNSSEDYIHRIGRTARSTKTGTAYTFFTPNNIKQVSDLISVLREANQAINPKLLQLVEDRGSGRSRGDRRDRYSAGKRGGFGFRERENFERTYGAVGKRDFGAKTQNGGYGAQGFGNGNAFGNNFGAAGMQGGFRAGTPAYQNGYDQQYGNNMANMHGAMNQQQYAYPATGGTAMIGYPMPANYTQ, encoded by the exons ATGCCTGGGTATTCCAGTGAGAGGGACCGCGG GTTTGGTGGCCCTCGTTTTGGAGGAAGTAGAGGGGGATCTTTAGGTGGGAAGAAGTTTGGAAACCCTGGAGAAAAGCTTACAAAGAAGAAATGGAATCTAGATGAGCTTCCCAAATTTGAGAAGAACTTCTACCAGGAACATCCTGATGTTGCTAGGCGTGCTATG CAAGAGATTGAACAATATAGAGCAAGCAAAGAGATCACAGTTAAAGGCCATAACTGTCCAAAACCAGTTATGAATTTCTATGAAGCTAATTTTCCTG CAAATGTTATGGAAGTAATTCAGAGACAGAATTTTACTGAACCAACTGCTATTCAGGCACAAGGTTGGCCTGTTGCCTTGAGTGGACTCGATATGGTTGGTGTAGCACAAACTGGATCAGGGAAAACATTGTCT TATTTGTTGCCTGCCATAGTACATATAAATCATCAGCCATTCCTAGAGCGAGGAGATGGGCCTATT TGTCTGGTGCTGGCACCAACTCGAGAACTGGCTCAACAAGTGCAGCAAGTGGCTGCAGAATATGGCAGAGCCTGCCGTTTGAAGTCTACATGTATTTATGGAGGTGCTCCTAAGGGACCACAAATACGTGACCTGGAAAGAG GTGTGGAAATTTGCATTGCAACACCTGGCAGACTTATAGACTTCTTGGAAGCTGGGAAAACCAATCTCCGGAGATGCACATATCTTGTTCTTGATGAAGCTGACAGAATGCTTGATATGGGATTTGAACCTCAGATCCGAAAAATTGTAGAACAGATTAGA CCGGATAGGCAGACTCTGATGTGGAGTGCAACATGGCCTAAGGAAGTTAGGCAGCTTGCAGAAGACTTCTTAAAAGAATATGTACACATCAACATTGGTGCACTGGAGCTAAGTGCAAACCACAATATTCTGCAGATAGTGGATGTATGTCATGATGTAGAGAAGGATGATAA GCTTATTCGGTTGATGGAGGAAATTATgagtgaaaaagaaaacaagactaTTGTGTTTGTGGAAACCAAAAGAAGATGTGATGACCTTACTAGAAAAATGAGGAGAGATGG GTGGCCAGCAATGGGTATCCATGGAGACAAAAGTCAGCAGGAGCGAGACTGGGTTTTAAATG AATTCAAACATGGGAAGGCTCCTATCCTGATTGCTACAGATGTTGCTTCCAGAGGTCTAG ATGTGGAAGATGTGAAATTTGTCATCAATTATGACTACCCTAACTCCTCTGAGGACTATATCCACCGAATTGGACGAACTGCCCGCAGTACCAAAACAGGCACAGCATACACGTTCTTTACACCTAACAATATAAAGCAAGTAAGCGACCTCATCTCTGTACTTCGTGAAGCTAATCAGGCAATCAACCCCAAATTGCTTCAGTTGGTTGAAGACAGAGGTTCAG GTCGTTCAAGAGGTGACCGACGTGACAGATACTCTGCGGGCAAAAGAGGTGGATTTGGTTTTAGAGAGAGGGAAAACTTTGAAAGAACCTATGGTGCAGTGGGCAAGAGAGACTTCGGTGCAAAAACTCAGAATGGTGGCTATGGTGCTCAAGGTTTTGGTAATGGAAATGCCTTTGGAAACAACTTTGGAGCAGCTGGCATGCAGGGTGGATTTAGGGCTGGCACCCCAGCTTATCAGAATGGCTATGACCAACAGTATGGAAATAACATGGCAAACATGCACGGTGCAATGAACCAACAGCAGTATGCATACCCTGCAACTGGTGGTACGGCAATGATAGGCTATCCAATGCCAGCAAATTATACCCAATAA